The following proteins come from a genomic window of Trifolium pratense cultivar HEN17-A07 linkage group LG4, ARS_RC_1.1, whole genome shotgun sequence:
- the LOC123923932 gene encoding lon protease homolog 2, peroxisomal-like isoform X2 translates to MAESVELPTRLAILPFRNKVLLPGAIIRIRCTSPSSVKLVEQELWQKEEKGLIGILPVRDALEIKSAGTDILDQSSKLQDGSSDSLKSDTKKQNDIVHWHNRGVAARPLHLSRGVEKPSGRVTYTVVLEGLCRFSVLELSTRGIYHTARISSLEMTKTEMEQIEQDPDYLMLSRQFKATAMELISLLELKQKTGGRTKVLLDNVPVHKLADIFVASFEISFEEQLSMLDSVGPKLRLSKATELVDRHLQSIRVAEKITQKVEGQLSKSQKEFLLRQQMRAIKEELGDNEDDEDDLVALERKMQKAGMPPNVWKHAHRELRRLKKMQPQQPGYNSSRVYLDLLADLPWQKASEEIEMDLRAAQKRLDSDHYGLVKVKQRIIEYLAVRKLKPDARGPVLCFVGPPGVGKTSLASSIAAALGRKFIRISLGGVKDEADIRGHRRTYVGSMPGRLIDGLKKVAVCNPVMLLDEVDKTGSDVRGDPASALLEVLDPEQNKTFNDHYLNVPFDLSKVIFVATANRMQPIPPPLLDRMEVIELPGYTPEEKLQIAMKHLIPRVLLQHGLSSVFIEIPEAMVKLIIQRYTREAGVRNLERNLAALARAAAVRVVEQEQVVPLNKGMQGISTPLLENRLADGTGVEVDLMPMSVNSQNISNTFRIASLLVVDETMLEKVLGPPRFDDSEAAERVASPGVSVGLVWTAFGGEVQFVEATEMVGKGELHLTGQLGDVIKESAQIALTWVRARATDLRLDAAKGFNLLEGRDVHIHFPAGAVPKDGPSAGVTLVTSLVSLFTQKSVRSDTAMTGEMTLRGLVLPVGGVKDKILAAHRYGIKRVILPERNLKDLVEVPSSVLANLEILLAKRMEDVLEHAFDGGCPWRQHSKL, encoded by the exons ATGGCCGAATCGGTGGAACTTCCGACTCGCTTAGCGATCCTTCCCTTCCGTAACAAGGTTCTTTTACCTGGTGCTATCATCAGAATCCGTTGCACTTCCCCTAGCAG TGTGAAGTTGGTGGAACAAGAACTCTGGCAGAAAGAAGAGAAGGGGTTGATCGGCATCCTGCCTGTGCGTGATGCTCTTGAAATTAAGTCAGCAG GAACCGATATTCTAGACCAAAGCTCAAAACTTCAAGACGGTTCATCAGATTCTCTCAAGTCTGATACCAAAAAGCAGAATGACATTGTTCATTGGCACAACAG GGGGGTTGCTGCTCGACCATTACATTTATCAAGGGGAGTGGAGAAACCAAGTGGGAGGGTCACATACACAGTTGTTCTTGAAGGCTTGTGCAGATTTAGTGTCCTGGAACTAAGCACAAGAGGAATATACCATACTGCAAGGATATCTTCCCTTGAGATGACTAAAACTG AGATGGAACAAATAGAGCAAGACCCAGATTACTTAATGTTGTCTCGCCAATTCAAAGCAACAGCAATGGAGCTTATTTCTCTTTTGGAGCTG AAACAAAAAACCGGTGGAAGAACCAAAGTCCTTTTGGACAACGTTCCAGTTCACAAGTTGGCTGATATATTTGTTGCAAGTTTTGAAATAAGTTTTGAAGAACAACTATCTATGTTGGATTCAGTTGGCCCTAAATTGAGGCTTTCAAAAGCAACTGAGTTAGTTGATAGACATTTACAG TCAATACGTGTAGCTGAGAAAATTACACAGAAGGTTGAAGGACAATTGTCAAAATCTCAAAAAGAATTTCTTCTGCGGCAGCAG atgAGGGCTATAAAAGAAGAACTTGGTGATAATGAGGATGATGAGGATGACCTGGTTGCTCTTGAAAGGAAGATGCAGAAGGCAGGAATGCCACCAAATGTATGGAAACATGCACACAGAGAGTTGAG GAGGCTTAAAAAAATGCAGCCTCAGCAACCTGGGTATAACAGTTCGCGGGTTTACCTTGATCTTCTTGCTGATCTGCCCTGGCAGAAGGCCAGCGAAGAGATTGAAATGGACTTAAGAGCTGCACAAAAGCGACTGGACAGTGATCACTATGGTTTAGTGAAGGTCAAGCAAAGAATTATTGAATACCTGGCAGTTCGCAAG CTTAAACCAGATGCAAGAGGTCCAGTGCTGTGCTTTGTTGGGCCACCAGGTGTCGGGAAAACATCATTGGCATCTTCTATTGCTGCAGCTTTGGGAAGAAAGTTTATCCGCATATCCCTTGGTGGAGTCAAGGATGAGGCCGATATTAGAGGACATAGGAGAACATATGTTGGAAGCATGCCTGGACGGCTTATAGATGGATTAAAG AAAGTAGCTGTTTGCAATCCTGTTATGTTGCTTGATGAAGTTGACAAGACGGGTTCTGATGTTCGTGGAGATCCAGCTTCAGCATTGCTAGAGGTTCTTGATCcagaacaaaataaaacattcaATGATCA CTATTTGAATGTTCCATTTGATCTGTCCAAGGTAATTTTTGTGGCTACAGCAAATAGGATGCAGCCTATTCCTCCACCGCTTCTAGATAGGATGGAAGTGATTGAGCTTCCTGGATATACACCTGAGGAAAAGCTCCAAATAGCCATGAAGCATTTGATTCCAAGAGTTTTGCTCCAACATGGTTTGAGTTCTGTGTTTATTGAGATTCCAGAg GCGATGGTGAAACTTATCATTCAAAGATATACTAGGGAAGCTGGTGTACGGAATTTGGAGAGGAATCTTGCTGCCCTGGCTCGTGCTGCTGCAGTAAGAGTTGTAGAGCAAGAACAAGTTGTTCCATTAAACAAAGGGATGCAAGGAATTTCTACTCCACTTCTGGAAAATAGACTCGCTGATGGAACTGGAGTTGAAGTGGATCTGATGCCAATGAGTGTAAATAGCCAGAACATCTCAAACACATTCAGGATTGCCTCTCTGTTGGTTGTTGATGAAACCATGCTTGAAAAAGTTCTCGGG CCTCCAAGATTTGATGATAGTGAAGCGGCAGAGCGTGTGGCTTCCCCTGGGGTCTCTGTTGGGCTGGTTTGGACTGCTTTTGGCGGAGAAGTTCAGTTTGTGGAGGCTACAGAAATGGTAGGGAAGGGCGAACTGCATCTCACTGGACAACTTGGTGATGTAATCAAAGAATCAGCTCAGATTGCACTAACATGG GTAAGGGCAAGGGCAACTGATCTTAGGCTGGATGCTGCAAAGGGATTTAATCTTTTGGAGGGCCGTGATGTACATATTCATTTTCCTGCGGGTGCTGTTCCTAAAGATGGGCCCTCGGCAGGTGTAACTTTAGTCACGTCATTGGTATCGCTTTTCACTCAGAAAAGTGTGAGATCAGATACAGCTATGACTGGAGAGATGACATTGAGGGGACTAGTTCTACCAGTCGGAGGTGTTAAGGATAAG
- the LOC123923932 gene encoding lon protease homolog 2, peroxisomal-like isoform X1, whose product MAESVELPTRLAILPFRNKVLLPGAIIRIRCTSPSSVKLVEQELWQKEEKGLIGILPVRDALEIKSAGTTASQGTDILDQSSKLQDGSSDSLKSDTKKQNDIVHWHNRGVAARPLHLSRGVEKPSGRVTYTVVLEGLCRFSVLELSTRGIYHTARISSLEMTKTEMEQIEQDPDYLMLSRQFKATAMELISLLELKQKTGGRTKVLLDNVPVHKLADIFVASFEISFEEQLSMLDSVGPKLRLSKATELVDRHLQSIRVAEKITQKVEGQLSKSQKEFLLRQQMRAIKEELGDNEDDEDDLVALERKMQKAGMPPNVWKHAHRELRRLKKMQPQQPGYNSSRVYLDLLADLPWQKASEEIEMDLRAAQKRLDSDHYGLVKVKQRIIEYLAVRKLKPDARGPVLCFVGPPGVGKTSLASSIAAALGRKFIRISLGGVKDEADIRGHRRTYVGSMPGRLIDGLKKVAVCNPVMLLDEVDKTGSDVRGDPASALLEVLDPEQNKTFNDHYLNVPFDLSKVIFVATANRMQPIPPPLLDRMEVIELPGYTPEEKLQIAMKHLIPRVLLQHGLSSVFIEIPEAMVKLIIQRYTREAGVRNLERNLAALARAAAVRVVEQEQVVPLNKGMQGISTPLLENRLADGTGVEVDLMPMSVNSQNISNTFRIASLLVVDETMLEKVLGPPRFDDSEAAERVASPGVSVGLVWTAFGGEVQFVEATEMVGKGELHLTGQLGDVIKESAQIALTWVRARATDLRLDAAKGFNLLEGRDVHIHFPAGAVPKDGPSAGVTLVTSLVSLFTQKSVRSDTAMTGEMTLRGLVLPVGGVKDKILAAHRYGIKRVILPERNLKDLVEVPSSVLANLEILLAKRMEDVLEHAFDGGCPWRQHSKL is encoded by the exons ATGGCCGAATCGGTGGAACTTCCGACTCGCTTAGCGATCCTTCCCTTCCGTAACAAGGTTCTTTTACCTGGTGCTATCATCAGAATCCGTTGCACTTCCCCTAGCAG TGTGAAGTTGGTGGAACAAGAACTCTGGCAGAAAGAAGAGAAGGGGTTGATCGGCATCCTGCCTGTGCGTGATGCTCTTGAAATTAAGTCAGCAGGTACTACAGCATCTCAAG GAACCGATATTCTAGACCAAAGCTCAAAACTTCAAGACGGTTCATCAGATTCTCTCAAGTCTGATACCAAAAAGCAGAATGACATTGTTCATTGGCACAACAG GGGGGTTGCTGCTCGACCATTACATTTATCAAGGGGAGTGGAGAAACCAAGTGGGAGGGTCACATACACAGTTGTTCTTGAAGGCTTGTGCAGATTTAGTGTCCTGGAACTAAGCACAAGAGGAATATACCATACTGCAAGGATATCTTCCCTTGAGATGACTAAAACTG AGATGGAACAAATAGAGCAAGACCCAGATTACTTAATGTTGTCTCGCCAATTCAAAGCAACAGCAATGGAGCTTATTTCTCTTTTGGAGCTG AAACAAAAAACCGGTGGAAGAACCAAAGTCCTTTTGGACAACGTTCCAGTTCACAAGTTGGCTGATATATTTGTTGCAAGTTTTGAAATAAGTTTTGAAGAACAACTATCTATGTTGGATTCAGTTGGCCCTAAATTGAGGCTTTCAAAAGCAACTGAGTTAGTTGATAGACATTTACAG TCAATACGTGTAGCTGAGAAAATTACACAGAAGGTTGAAGGACAATTGTCAAAATCTCAAAAAGAATTTCTTCTGCGGCAGCAG atgAGGGCTATAAAAGAAGAACTTGGTGATAATGAGGATGATGAGGATGACCTGGTTGCTCTTGAAAGGAAGATGCAGAAGGCAGGAATGCCACCAAATGTATGGAAACATGCACACAGAGAGTTGAG GAGGCTTAAAAAAATGCAGCCTCAGCAACCTGGGTATAACAGTTCGCGGGTTTACCTTGATCTTCTTGCTGATCTGCCCTGGCAGAAGGCCAGCGAAGAGATTGAAATGGACTTAAGAGCTGCACAAAAGCGACTGGACAGTGATCACTATGGTTTAGTGAAGGTCAAGCAAAGAATTATTGAATACCTGGCAGTTCGCAAG CTTAAACCAGATGCAAGAGGTCCAGTGCTGTGCTTTGTTGGGCCACCAGGTGTCGGGAAAACATCATTGGCATCTTCTATTGCTGCAGCTTTGGGAAGAAAGTTTATCCGCATATCCCTTGGTGGAGTCAAGGATGAGGCCGATATTAGAGGACATAGGAGAACATATGTTGGAAGCATGCCTGGACGGCTTATAGATGGATTAAAG AAAGTAGCTGTTTGCAATCCTGTTATGTTGCTTGATGAAGTTGACAAGACGGGTTCTGATGTTCGTGGAGATCCAGCTTCAGCATTGCTAGAGGTTCTTGATCcagaacaaaataaaacattcaATGATCA CTATTTGAATGTTCCATTTGATCTGTCCAAGGTAATTTTTGTGGCTACAGCAAATAGGATGCAGCCTATTCCTCCACCGCTTCTAGATAGGATGGAAGTGATTGAGCTTCCTGGATATACACCTGAGGAAAAGCTCCAAATAGCCATGAAGCATTTGATTCCAAGAGTTTTGCTCCAACATGGTTTGAGTTCTGTGTTTATTGAGATTCCAGAg GCGATGGTGAAACTTATCATTCAAAGATATACTAGGGAAGCTGGTGTACGGAATTTGGAGAGGAATCTTGCTGCCCTGGCTCGTGCTGCTGCAGTAAGAGTTGTAGAGCAAGAACAAGTTGTTCCATTAAACAAAGGGATGCAAGGAATTTCTACTCCACTTCTGGAAAATAGACTCGCTGATGGAACTGGAGTTGAAGTGGATCTGATGCCAATGAGTGTAAATAGCCAGAACATCTCAAACACATTCAGGATTGCCTCTCTGTTGGTTGTTGATGAAACCATGCTTGAAAAAGTTCTCGGG CCTCCAAGATTTGATGATAGTGAAGCGGCAGAGCGTGTGGCTTCCCCTGGGGTCTCTGTTGGGCTGGTTTGGACTGCTTTTGGCGGAGAAGTTCAGTTTGTGGAGGCTACAGAAATGGTAGGGAAGGGCGAACTGCATCTCACTGGACAACTTGGTGATGTAATCAAAGAATCAGCTCAGATTGCACTAACATGG GTAAGGGCAAGGGCAACTGATCTTAGGCTGGATGCTGCAAAGGGATTTAATCTTTTGGAGGGCCGTGATGTACATATTCATTTTCCTGCGGGTGCTGTTCCTAAAGATGGGCCCTCGGCAGGTGTAACTTTAGTCACGTCATTGGTATCGCTTTTCACTCAGAAAAGTGTGAGATCAGATACAGCTATGACTGGAGAGATGACATTGAGGGGACTAGTTCTACCAGTCGGAGGTGTTAAGGATAAG